Genomic window (Calonectris borealis chromosome 18, bCalBor7.hap1.2, whole genome shotgun sequence):
cgcatcccccccccccccccctcccatcaCTGCAGAACCCCGCCGGGACCTTGGGGCCACCCCGCTACCTCCCCCTCCCGGCACCTTCCCCCCAACACTTGGGGGGGGCAATGAATGGTGCCCagcccccaagaccccccccgcCGGCGTCGGGACCACCGCCTCTCGGACCAAAGCTGAACTCGCCTGGACACAGGTCccgctggggaggggggctgggacagggttTCCCCCTGCTAATTAGCATCCTTTTTAATTATCCCTTGCCacattggggtgggggggggaatggggaatAGCAGGAataacccccccagcccctcccctgcccttgTTTCTGTTGTTCCCATTTTATCCCCAAGGAGAAGGTGGGTTTGGACCCTGGTTTTGGTGATGGgtagtgggggggtgggggggcgggcccagggctgccccacTGACTGGCTGAGATTGGGCTCCCACGCAGCGGAAAAGACACcagaaagaggcagaaacaggaaaaatacaacaaaaaaaaccaaaccacaacccaataaacaaagaaaaaaacccaggacaaaaccaacccaaccgcCACAACAGCAGAAATTAAAGCCGAGCCTCGACGCCGAGTCCCACCCCAACGTTTCCCGGAGGCTCCACCAATTTAAGGATGTATTATAGTTTTTGCTTCTAGtttctttattttgtataaaGGAGAAACAAATAAAGTATGTTTTTGTGTTTACTGATTATTTATTGTACTTTAGTCATCGGAGGCTCcgaatttttctattttgaaggcggggagggggtggcGCTGGGAAGGGGGGCgagaggatggggggggggagggaaggaaggagaatggaaaaggaaagaaaaaaagttgttttctgaaaGCGTTGTGGGTTTCCTGTCCCCGCTGCCTCTTGCGGAGGCTGTTAGTGTGAATGGCTCTTGTTGTTCAATGTGAATAAAAAACCTTTTAGTTACCTACTGTTCGGTCACCTGGTccctttcattttatttgttttttattttttttttaagacaagacCATGAGAgttgctggcagggctgccctgctccccccctgccctccacccTGCACGGGGTCTGGGGGACCAGTCCCCGTCGGTCCCCTGGGTGGGACGGGTGCCACGGCCCCTGCACCAGGTGATGCTGCTGCATCTGGGGCTGCATCACCCAGCCGGTACCCCAGGCCCCCCCGACACCCAtcaccccagctcccagcactgggGGGGCACATTACCCGGCTCAGCACCTTCCCCCGCAGCAGACAGGCCGGTGCATCATTCCTTCCTGGGGGGGAGGTATTGTGTGtaccccccaagaccccctgggGCACCCGCAGCCCTGCTGGCAGAGCACCCCTGAGGGGGAGCCATGGGAGCGCCGGGGGGTCAGCAGGGCTGCCAGGGGGGGACACCAAGGCGGGGGTCCATCAGCAGCactgagggcaggcaggaggggggtgtcctcccccagcaccccaagtctgcccccccccttctttccctctcttgtTTTCTaagacacaaaaataaacaaaatccaagGCGGGCTGCAGCTCTGAactaatatttaaaatgcaaaatcatgGCAGAGTTTTCCCCCCCCTTGTCTTGCAGTAAAAAGATATAAACAGAATAAATTACCTTCCCTCGCTGCCTTACGAGTCCCTCTCTCCTGACCTGAATTTTAAGTCCTGGCTCGGTTGTAGCACGGAGCACTGATGATTTATGAAAAGCCAGCCActtctctgcatattttctctgtTCAGCCAAGTGGTGGAATTTATCCTTCCTATACCATTACCGGCATTAATAACGGGGTGGCAAACGAGCCAGGCCGAGTCCCAAGGGATCCCTCAGCCAGGAGCTAGAGCCATCACAAAGACACTGGGCTCTCACCACCCACAAAGCAAAGCACCTTCTCCCCTTTTaacaggtggggaaactgaggcaggagtgCAGCCGGCTGCTGCCTTCTGCTCCACCCTTCCAGGCTGTAACGGGTGCTTCTTATAAGGACAGGGCAACATGTTGTTAAATAACTCCCTCCCAGCATCATTTTGAGCGTTATAAAATGGAGCACAAGGTCGTTTACTGGGTGAACACTggctgctattattattattattattgttgttgttgttgttgttgttgttatcattaatAAAGTGAACCCAAGGCACCCACCTGAGGGCTGTTTgcaggctgctggggcagcctgtcccagggtgggagaggctgcaggagggatCTGGGATGGTGCTGGCGTGCTCCAAGCTGCCGCCTCCCGCGCGGGGCCCGGGGGCTCTGTGCAGAGGACGGGGCTCGGCGGGAGCAGCCACCCTTAACCACAGCCAGGTTTGGGGTCCCCATTGCAACCAGGGTGGGGGTACAGCATCACAACTGAGATTGGGGTCCCCATCGCAGCCAAGGTCGAGGTTCCCGGTCCCCATCACCCCAGAAGTCCCAAGAAGGCACCAGCACCCGGGGTTCACGCCTGCCTCCAACTGCAGGGTGGccacgggtgcccccccaccAGCTGGGGCCACGCCCAGCCCCGGCGGGgtgtccccctgcacccccgtgTCCCTGCCGGGGACATCCAAAGCCCAATGCCCCTCACCTGGCACCCAAAGCCCGAGTGCTCCCTTGTCAAGGCAAGGAGGGGGCAAAGCTCCCTGTTGGGGTGCTCGGGGAGTCACCTCAAGCCCCACGGTCGTGCCCGTGTCACCACCAGCAATAACCCCCGTGGGACCGTGCCAGGAAACACCACCGcgggctcccggctcccccgAGCCCCGGCAGAGCAGCATCAGTCTGGGAATAAACTTCTTTTCAAAAGCTGTTGGGCAAACctcagtgctatttttttttctgacctttttccctttttttttcagaaggggaAGGTCTGCAGAAGGTGGAAAGTAATCAGGTTTTGGACCTGGGATAAAAAATTGCTGGAGTAGGTTGGGCTGACTCCTTATAATTAATAGTGTGCCTCGTAATAGGATTCTCCAGCCTTCGGTGCTCCCTGGAAACACCTTTTTACATAAGATATTGCCCACGACGGAGCGGCAGAGTTTTGATTTATGGGGTTTTGGCCTCCAAGAAGCATCTGGGGGGGCTGGCCTGGCCGGTGGGACGTACTGGGGGAGCGGGGAAAAGGGCCAAAGGCAGGGAGGGCGTTTGCGGGGTTGGCAGCCGGGTCCCGGGGCAGGCGCCTGGCCGGGGGAAAGGGCTCCGTGGGGGCTGCCTGTGATCCGGGGGGctgagctgctcctggggagaggcccctctgctcccagtgggaggaggaggaggctgagaagGGTTTTGGGGCAGGAAGGGGCTTGTCTCCCAGCCCACCATCCCAGGTGACGCTGGGGGCATGGGCTCAGCTGGGGACTGGGGAGCAGTcggggctggggagccccagcGGGAGCGAGACCCCACATTGCCCGgggatgggaggaaggaggggggagaagtgtcatggggggacatgggaggTGCAACAGCAAAGGGCTAAAAGCAAATGCAGCCCTAGAGAGTGGGAACGGGGGTGAGCAGGAAAGCCTGGAGGAAAGGGGGGAATGGGGAAAAGAATGGGATGAGGGAAAAAGGGGGATCTCGGGAGCTCTGGGAtggggcacacacacacacacatgtgtcgGTGCACCTCGGAGCCCGCGGGTGTTAAACACGGCCGGGGAGCTCCGCCAATAAATCACCGTAACAAGCGGGTCCGTGTGTGTTGTTCTTTTCTGACCGCAGACAGCGCGGCAGGAATGGGAGAAGATTGTAATAATTAATAATCATTAGAATAATAATGCATAAAGACAGTAGCAAAGTAATTAGTCAGAGAGGGAGAGCTTGCTAATTGAGGTGGGGAGCTGCAGTCCAAAcagcctggagaggagcaggggaggggggaccGAGGGCGGGGGGACGCGGAGGAGGATGCCCGGCACGTCCACGGGGCAGAGCGGGATgtgtgtcccccagccctgccatcgGACAGGCAGGGGAGGCGCAGGCAGGGCCCcggctccatccctgcctgcagcgTGAGCCCCGGTCTCGTCCGccctgtgtgcctcagtttccccatccctACATGGATGCCGtgtgctggggcagaggctgtgAGAGGAGTCCGGCCCCGTGTCCGCCAGGCAGCAGGCTTTATTTCGGTTATTTGGAAGGAAAGCAAGCAGAGGGTGCCGGCAGAGCTCCGTCGCGTCCCCCTCCTCGGGGTGGGTGTCACTCCAGCCCCAGCTGGCTCTTCAGGGCCCGCAGCTGGGCCGCCTGGATGCTGCTGCCCCcgcacaccaccaccaccacggaGGCCAGCGGGGTCCGCAGCCGCCCCTCGCGCTGCAGCCGCTGCAGCCGCCCCGTGTAGAGCAGGGCCAGGGCGGCCCCGCACCCCGGCTGCACCAGCATCCTCTCGTCGTCTGCGGGGACGAGAGCGGGGGGACACGCTGAGCTGCCCACCCACCCCGTCCCCATCAGCCCCCTGACTCCGGCGCGTCCCAGGCCAGCCCCAAGACCCGGCGCTGTCCCTGTCACCCCTGCCATGCCCCGCTGGACCCTGCTCACCCAGGAATTGCTCCACGGCTCGCACAGCCTCCGTGTCCTCCACCACCTGGGAGATGACCTGGCACTCCTGGGCGCACTCCAGCGCCCGCGCCGCCACCATCTTGGCTCCCAGGCACTTGGCCACGCTGGGACAGGAGTGGGGGAAGGCGGTCAGGGTGGTCCTGGGACCCTTCGGTGAGCTGGGCTGAGACCCACCAACTCGTTGCACACATGGCCGCTCCCGCAAAGCCCGGCTCACCTGGTGATGTCGGGCAGGGAGACGAGCCGGCCGGCCGCCAGCGCCGCGTGGAAGCTGTGAGCCCCCCGGGTCTCGGCGGCGACGATGGGGACATCCTGCCAGCCCACTTGGTGCAGGCCGGCCACGACATCCgccagcagccccccgccgcccacTGCCAGCAGGATGGCGTCCGGTTTGGTCTCCAGCGAGTCCTTCAGCTCCCGGACCAGGCTGGCGTGACCCTGCCTGCAGGgcgaggggcggtgggaggatgCAGCCCGGGGGCACCCCGAGCCAGCCCGGACCCCGGGGGTGGGGaccagggcaggagctgagccCTGGCAGCACTCACCACACCGAGGGGTGGTCGAAGGGGTGGACGCTGACCCAGCCCTCGGTCTGTGCCAGCTCCAGGGCTCTCCTGTTGGCTTCATCCCACACctggggggggcaatgggggctCAGCGGGGCCACATCCAGCCAGCGGTCCCTTGTCACCACGGGCCGGGGGACACCAGAAACCCACGCGGGGCACTGGGTggaggtgggggtccccggggtgacCCTGCCGCAGTGCTGGGTGCAGGTGATGCAGGACGGGGACATTTCGGGGTGGGGGTTGCCATGCACATCCCACCATCGCGGAGCAGGCTGAGGTCAGGCTCAGCCCCCTctggtcccccccagaccccagttttcggggctgctgcaggggtACCTGGCCGGAGACCTCCACCTCCgcccccagctcctccagcttgcGCACGGTGgcggggccggtgctgctggGGACCACGACGGTGACCGGCAACCCCAGCTTCTTGGCTGCGTACGCCGCCGCCAGACCCGCGTTCCCTCCTGCGGAAAGTGGGGCTCAGGCAGGGCTcggccccccccgcacccccaataTTACTCAGGAGCATCCCCCAGAGCTCCCCCCGCCTCAGCTCGGGGCCCAATTACCTGAGGAGCAAACGAAGCGGCGGCAGCCCTTCTTGGCAGCctgaaaggcaggagggaaggagggaaggggacgGCTGTgtccccccgccgtgcccccgcgAGGGCAGGGGCAGCGCCCTGCCCGCGCCGTGCCCACGCTCACCTCCTGGCAGAGGTGGCCGATGCCCCGGATCTTGAAGGAGCCCGTGGGCTGGACGTTTTCCAGCTTCATGTAGACCTTGGTGCCCGCCgcctgggacagggacaggctcTCCAGGACGGGGGAGACGATGTGGAAGGGCTTCTCGCCCCCGCTGGGCTGCGCTGCCATGGCCCCGGCGATGGGTGCTCTGccagggagaggtgggggaaggctccggctgctccccgcagggacccccctgcagccccactgcccaccCCGGGCTCGGTACAGGGCACAGGAGCCCCTCGGGAGGGACAaggctgtccccagtgtcccctcccagctccggGATGCAGCAGCACCTCCCTGCCAGAACCCCAGGACAAGCTGGGCCACCCCCTCCTCCATCCTCTGGTCCCCAAGCCTCCGGTGTCCCCAAGTTCCCCCCGCACGCCCTGTCCCCTAacagccagggccaccccacGGGGATTACCTGGTGTCCCGTGGGGCCTCGCTGCGTGTCCCCAGCTCCTCGCCCGCAGACGCAGCAGAGtttgggggatggaggaggaagaggtgacgTCGGAGGGGCCGTGCCAgtgtccccaggtccccgtgTCCAGTGGCGCAGCGGGACGAGGGGCAGGAGTTAAACATTGCCCTGGTCCCGGCCGTTTGCTCAGCGCCAGGCGAGTTTTTCCAAGCGCGGGGCTGGATCTGTGCCGAAAGCGCCCAGCGCGGTGCCGGGCGCGCCAGCGGGACAGCCATGTGCGGTCCCGGCAGCCAAATCCCAGTGGCCTTCGCATGCCCAGGAGCCGGGATGTGGGTGCCCAGGAGACGGGGGAAAAGGAGAGGCAGCTCCCAAATGActttgggggtccccaagggtTTGCCCCCGCCAGCTGGGCACAAGCACCGGCTCTTCTCGGGTCCAGCCAGAAACATTTGAGGACTTCGCCTGTTTGACCCGGACCCCTGGTGCAGCGAGGGCAGCCTGCGCACCCCAAATCCCTGGCGAGCACCCGAGACACCCCCCATCGCCTCCAAATGAGCCATCACCCCCCTATGCCCGCCTTGCCAACCCCACCCAGGCCCCGCTCTGAGCCGCATGTCCCcaggggggctcagccctgccagctgAGTGAGCCCCCCGGGAtaagccccccccaagccccagctGGGCAAGCCAGGCACCCCGCAggcaggaggggccggggggggggacggtCCCCACACAGCTTGCGCAGGTGCCCCATGGAGGCGCGGGGACCCAGCCAGAGCCCGGCCGAGCCCCGAGGtccagcagcacccagaggcCCTCAGGCAAAGCAGGCAGAGCCCCCGCTTTCCTCCAGGACACCCCGGGGCTCCTTCTTGTACCCAGCCCTGGTGACACCTCCCAGGGTAAGGGTCCCTACCTCTGCacaggcgaggaggaggagggtgggatcTGGAGGAAGGTCTGTCCCTGGCTCCTTGCCCCGCAGCCGCAGAGGATTTCTCCCTGGCAGTGTCTGAAGGCGGAGGTGCTTTGGCACAAGGTTAGTCCTGTGCGTGGTGGCTCCGTGGGGGTCCCGAGGGGGGGCCGCTGCACACGAGCTGGCGCAGACACAAGACACAGCTGCAACACCACCAAAAGGGGTGCGCTGggaacccccccgccccccccggctctgccccactGCCGGACGAAGTGGACCAGGTCCCGGAATACCAGATTTCAGTCCCCCGACCCAAACGGTGCTGCAAAGCCCCCCTGAGAGCACCACTGGTGACAGGCACCAAGCAGGGCACGAGCtccaggacagccctgtccctgaTGGAGCTGGATTTTGGTGGCAATGAATTAACTGACCCCCTCATGCTCACACCATCATTAGGCTTCAGAGTGAACAGCACACAGCACGGGCGGGGTCAGCACAGAGGCTCAGTGCTGCCTGCAGAGAGCGGGTGCCTCTGCACTGAGCCACGCTGCTTTTGGGACATTGGGGACTGGAAATGTGGGGGATGATGAGGATTTCTTGAACAGGGGCACCAAGGGGGGAGGCACACAAGCTCCAGCTCCCCTGGGGGCCCATGGAGCGACCCCCATCCCGCAgtgggcaggggggctgcaagtgcttccctggggatgggacagggatgggccctggggacagggtgcGAGGAGGCCCCCCCCACCCACAGGGAAGAGGCCGGGGACCCCCTTGGCAAgccctggggtgctccggggtcctttcccccccacccccccttcccctttgGCTCCATCCCCACCCCGGGGAAAGCGATACCAGGCTGTCACCCAGTCACGTCCCCTGGCCAGGGTCCCTGGGCGACCGGGCCTCAGCCACTGGCCACTGCAccacttccatttgtttttctgcttttaagaaaataaaaaaaggaagggaagcagcaaCGCAGCTGCCGCTGCATTTCCAGCATGCCCCATCCTTGGCATCGATGTGCCTGTCCCTCCTCACTGCCCCATCGCTCGGTGGCGGTGACCTCTTCCTaaccagggaaactgaggcacgggatccccctgccccaggagcccccacaccatggggacaccaggggacatgGGCACAGGCTGTGCCACCTGCCCACCTCACCTGCAACCCCCtcatccccccagcacccactacaGCCAGTTTTGGACACCCCACCTTGTCCAGGGCACCCATCCCAGCTTTtggggtgccagcaccccaacAGCCCAGACCTGCTGCAATGCAGCCCCGTGCAgcccctggggagctgcaggggccCCACTGGCCCCCAGCCCTGGTGGGAACCTGGCGCCTTCAAAGCGCTGCCGAGACCAGCTCATTAATCCCCCAGTAATGACCTCGTTATTCCTAACGAGGTGGAGCGGATCAAGGGAGCTGCAGTAAGAGGATTTTGCAACGGGGGTTtcggggctggggggacacaggtggcagaggaggggaagACAAAAGGGATGAGGATGCCCACCCCATCCTGGGGGGCGAGCGGTGGGACCTCCCCCCTCCAGCCCACACCCCGGGCTCCCCcattgcagcagctctgccccacaCCGGGCACCCAGCCTGATGCAGCAGCGAAGAAACCTTAGCAGCCTGCACCCCAAAAAAGCCTGGCCTGGCTGGCTGCACACCCTCCCAGGGGCCGGGAGGCAGCggaggggcagggagcacccCGTTAATTTGAGGGGAGAAGACTGCTGCGTGAGCCCAACCCTTACACAAGACACCAGAGAATCTCGGCAGAGCGCAAAgcgcaccgccgccgccgctgcacGCAGACCGCTTTATTTGTCACAGCCAGACcagctctctcccctcctccctgccccgcgGGCGAGCCCCAgcctcccaggacccccccttTTCTGGGAAGAGCCCCCCCAACCCAGGCTCAGACCCGGGGCCGGAGCCCTcggcggggaggggcagggcccCTGCGCAGCACAGCCGGCACCGCGGGGACGCGGCAGCgagaggcagaagcagaaagaggcaggggggcaggggacCCCCCGTGCACCCAAAGCCAGTCccctgggaagaggggagagcCAGCAGCGCTGCCCCCCAAAGGGGTCCCCAGGCAGGACAGACGCCCGCGGACGGACAGACGGAGGGGTTCagcccggcggcgcccgctcagTCCCAGCGGACCTTGATGGGGGGGAAGGTCCAGAGGTCGGGGTGGCCCATGtgcagcagggtgctgcagggggacGCGCTCCAGCGGAAGGGGGGCACGTCGTCCCAGGCGGGACCGCTGGCGGCCACCAGCCCGAAGGTGGGGGCCATGCCCGAGGAGgtgacctggggggggggagaaaaaacaggGGTGCAAGTCAACACGGGGAAGGGGCAACGCAGCCCGGGGGGAGCTGTCGGAGGGGGGTGCACCCCCAAAGAGGGGACCTCCAGCTCCCCCCCGGGGCTTCCCCGCCTCCCCCACCTTCATGTCGGTGCCGCCGTGGCAGCGCTGGCGCAGGGCGGGGAAGGGGTAGGTGCCGTTGGCGGGGTTGAGGTCGGAGCGGGCGGAGATGGCGTTCTCCGCGTTCTGGGGGGGGTCGCAGCCCCTGCACCGCGACAGCGGGTCCCGCAGGTAGTTGTTGGACCTGCGAAGCGGCCAAGGGAGAGTCGTGGtgaaggtgggggaaaaaaatgtatatacatttataatGATGAAAAAATCACCCCCAAGGGCTGCAAATCCCTGCGGGGCGTGTGGGGTTCACCCAGGtttggggtgtccccagcacccacctcatcAGGCGGACCATGGAGTCCAGGTCGCGGACCAGTGTCTGGTTCCGGCGGAAGATCTGGGCGCGCGGGTTCTTGTCGTAGGTGAACCAGTCGCCGTATTTCTTCACCAGCTCCGGGATCCCGCTGGCGTTGAAGATCTCCTCAAAGTACCTGGGGTGAGGGGGAACCCAGTGAGTCAGCACCCAATGGTGGGGGGCAAGGCCAGCGTTGGCTGCCCCCCTTTATGGGGCATCAGTGGGTGGGATCAGGCTGGAGGGAGCTCACGGCAGGTTGTAGCTGGCCCAGTAGCCCTGCTGGTACAGCAGCTCCGTCTGATCGGCCACCACCACCAGGCCCCTGCGCTGGGGGAAGAGCATCCGTCAGAGCGGATGGTGAGATCCcgcagggatggggggggacgtgctgggaaggtgctgggggtccccgccgcTGGGTTCCCACCCCAGCCAGGGGTGCTGGGCGCCCACCACCTGCATACAAGCACCCCCGGAGAGTCTTTAGCTGCTGCCTGCGTTTGCATCCCCATCACCCAACACCCACCCGTTGGGACCCTTAGGGCTTTCCCAAATCTGTGGGGATGGGGCTCCAGGAAGAAACGCTTCCACCACGGCTCAGCGCAGGAGCGGGCGCTCGGGGAGGAACGGGGGCACTCACGGGATCTGCTCCAGCACGGTCAGCACGCCCTGCGGCGGGCTCGCTCTCCCCGGCGTGAAGGCGTTATAGTCCACCACCATCCACTGGTTGTTGTACCTGGCACGGAGAAGGGGGAAAGCATCCCTCCGGCCGCCGGCCTCGCCCCGGGGACATCCCCGCTGCCCGGGGGGAGCATCCCTCCATCCGATCCCCCCTTCCCACGACAGCCGGGGGGATTCCCACACCCCATCCTGCCCCGCTCACGTGCCGCTGTTGAACCGTCGGAAGACGGCGGCCCACTCGGGACCGCTGCGGGCCAGGCGGTTGGCCACGATGTTCCTCAGCCACTCCAGGACGCTGCCCCGTGGGTCCAGGTACTTCCACCGCGCCGGGTTGCTGTTCCCGATGGTGGTTTCCAGCGCTACCTGTGGGGAGGGGAGCGatggggagggcagcggggccggggaggggtcccccaggaccagacccccactcACCAACCCGCTGCTGAGGATGTAGAAGTCATCCCCGGAGAAGATGGTGCCGGGGTAGGAGGAAAACACCTGGATGCTCCCAGGGATCTGAGAATTGCCTGGAGGGGGGGATGCAAAAGcaggggagaatcagaagggggGTGTCAgatgcagcccccccagcccagcccacgcACCGCCGGCCGAGGTGCGGAAGGGCAGCGTGTACTTCTTGATGATGCGCAGCATGGACTGGTAGGAGGTCCAGGTGTCGTGGGCGACCAGGAGATCCTGACGGCCCGGCAACAGCTTGaggagggcagagcaggagcCCGAGCCCAGGACGCGCCGTGGGGAGGAGCGGTTCAGGGCAGATTCCAGGTCCTCCAGGTCGCCCCCCAACTGCAGCAGGCTGGGGGCAAGCGAGACACGGGGTATCAGGAGGGGCATAGCCCGGCCCAGGAGCCGAGCTGGCTCAGAGCTCTCTATCCGTCTGCCTGGGCTGGAGGGTGTTTCTCCATCCCATCCTGGCGCAGACGCAAGCACCCCAGCAGCctgagcagggagggaagggtgaGCACAGCAGTGGGCTGCAGCGGgcctgggggggcacccaccacccagctcaTGCTGCCGGGGAGGAGGAGAACCTGCCTTGGCTCCATCCCGCCCCAGCAGCAGAGGACAAACGCCCAGAGAAGGTGGGTGAGGGGGACCGGGAGCAGAACTGGGTGTCCCTGGACATCCAGGAATCGTCCCCACgaaccccccccagcagcaccccaacccCTGGGGCAACCACTCCCCACCCTCCATCACCTCCGAGAAGGCGCTTACAGGAAGCCGAAGGGCGCCAGGGTGAACCTGCCCCGGGGGAAGTCCAGGCGCCCGCTGTAGCTGTCCTCCAGCCccttcagctgcagcagggccaggcgcacctgcggggacggggacagagCTGGCACTCGCTCCCGCAGGGAAGAGGCGCAAGGGATTTCGGGGGATGGGCTCCCCCCTTTCCCCGGGGGACGCAGCAGGGCCGGTGGGTGccgcagaggcaggaggaggcgTGGGGGGAAGCGGTGCCGTCAGCAGGGCCGTGACTCAGCACCGGTGGCCGGGGCGGGCTGAGCCACCCCCTGTGCACCCCAACGGCGGCACGTGAGGCTCTGGCAGGGACAAGGTCACGAGTCACCCCTGCTCGCCCAGGGGAAGAGGATCCACGGCGGCCAGATCCCCGTCATCCCGCCTGGAGCCCGGCCAGGACCCCGGGCAGCCCTCGCCACCCCGTCCCCTCCTCTTGATTAGAGCCCCAGTTAGCCCAGGGGGGCTCACCCTGGGTGGGGGTACCCCGTCCTCACCTGGTGCCAATACTCGGggtcctcccccttccccatctgCTCCTCCATCCAGCCCAGGTTGGCCTCCAGGTAGCTCCGCAGCTTCTCGCAGTACTCGCTCTCGTACTTGAAGGGGCCGCAGTAGCCCACCACGGTGTTCATCCAGTGCATGTACATCAGCTGGGGACACGGCGGTGGCGTCGCCGGCGGGGTCAgccgggggagaggggagggaccGCGTCgcgccccccggcaccccgatTTCGGAGGGGTCACCCCTTTACCTGCTCGGAGACGGCGGCCTCGGCCAGCCCGGCGGCGTAGGCCTGCAGGCTGTCGCTGTACGAGGCGTTGGTGGCCACCTCCAGGAAGGCCCAGCTGGGGGGACACGGACACGGGTGGGACGCGGACACGGGCGGGACGCCCCACCCGCGACGGCTCCCCCGAGGCCGGCCCTGGCGCCCCATCCCCGCTCGGCTCCATGCGagcccccgtcccgtcccgtcccgccccgtcccgtcccgtcccgtcccccgcccggggcagcccggccctACCCGACGGCGGGGATGCGATCGTCAAGGCTGGCCCAGGCgacggcggcggagcggcgcccGGGCAGGACGCGGAGCCGCCCCGAGCCGGGCTCCAGCAGCACGGAGACgttgcggggcggcggggcgggggcagccccggccagggCTGCGGCCAGCGCGGCCCCCAGCAGCGCCCGCAGCGCCGCCAtggcggggacggcggcggcggggcggggcggggccggggcggggccggcggcggggcggggcggggccagggcgggGCCGGCGATGGG
Coding sequences:
- the PLBD2 gene encoding putative phospholipase B-like 2 isoform X5, with the translated sequence MAALRALLGAALAAALAGAAPAPPPRNVSVLLEPGSGRLRVLPGRRSAAVAWASLDDRIPAVGWAFLEVATNASYSDSLQAYAAGLAEAAVSEQLMYMHWMNTVVGYCGPFKYESEYCEKLRSYLEANLGWMEEQMGKGEDPEYWHQPAAVGGRPGGPGICPEPLLPTARPGLGLLLCPPQAVAGPSGSPGRPRHLDLLPVHAAHHQEAILRSLGASRCFPPTPAPSSPGMTSTSSAAGCNPARWKYLDPRGSVLEWLRNIVANRLARSGPEWAAVFRRFNSGTYNNQWMVVDYNAFTPGRASPPQGVLTVLEQIPGLVVVADQTELLYQQGYWASYNLPYFEEIFNASGIPELVKKYGDWFTYDKNPRAQIFRRNQTLVRDLDSMVRLMRSNNYLRDPLSRCRGCDPPQNAENAISARSDLNPANGTYPFPALRQRCHGGTDMKVTSSGMAPTFGLVAASGPAWDDVPPFRWSASPCSTLLHMGHPDLWTFPPIKVRWD
- the PLBD2 gene encoding putative phospholipase B-like 2 isoform X3; translation: MAALRALLGAALAAALAGAAPAPPPRNVSVLLEPGSGRLRVLPGRRSAAVAWASLDDRIPAVGWAFLEVATNASYSDSLQAYAAGLAEAAVSEQLMYMHWMNTVVGYCGPFKYESEYCEKLRSYLEANLGWMEEQMGKGEDPEYWHQVRLALLQLKGLEDSYSGRLDFPRGRFTLAPFGFLLLQLGGDLEDLESALNRSSPRRVLGSGSCSALLKLLPGRQDLLVAHDTWTSYQSMLRIIKKYTLPFRTSAGGNSQIPGSIQVFSSYPGTIFSGDDFYILSSGLQPGAVEVPGPTGQRPGVAEEHRGQPPGPQRSRVGRRLPTVQQRYNNQWMVVDYNAFTPGRASPPQGVLTVLEQIPGLVVVADQTELLYQQGYWASYNLPYFEEIFNASGIPELVKKYGDWFTYDKNPRAQIFRRNQTLVRDLDSMVRLMRSNNYLRDPLSRCRGCDPPQNAENAISARSDLNPANGTYPFPALRQRCHGGTDMKVTSSGMAPTFGLVAASGPAWDDVPPFRWSASPCSTLLHMGHPDLWTFPPIKVRWD
- the PLBD2 gene encoding putative phospholipase B-like 2 isoform X2; amino-acid sequence: MAALRALLGAALAAALAGAAPAPPPRNVSVLLEPGSGRLRVLPGRRSAAVAWASLDDRIPAVGWAFLEVATNASYSDSLQAYAAGLAEAAVSEQLMYMHWMNTVVGYCGPFKYESEYCEKLRSYLEANLGWMEEQMGKGEDPEYWHQVRLALLQLKGLEDSYSGRLDFPRGRFTLAPFGFLLLQLGGDLEDLESALNRSSPRRVLGSGSCSALLKLLPGRQDLLVAHDTWTSYQSMLRIIKKYTLPFRTSAGGNSQIPGSIQVFSSYPGTIFSGDDFYILSSGLVALETTIGNSNPARWKYLDPRGSVLEWLRNIVANRLARSGPEWAAVFRRFNSGTYNNQWMVVDYNAFTPGRASPPQGVLTVLEQIPGLVVVADQTELLYQQGYWASYNLPYFEEIFNASGIPELVKKYGDWFTYDKNPRAQIFRRNQTLVRDLDSMVRLMRSNNYLRDPLSRCRGCDPPQNAENAISARSDLNPANGTYPFPALRQRCHGGTDMKVTSSGMAPTFGLVAASGPAWDDVPPFRWSASPCSTLLHMGHPDLWTFPPIKVRWD
- the PLBD2 gene encoding putative phospholipase B-like 2 isoform X1: MAALRALLGAALAAALAGAAPAPPPRNVSVLLEPGSGRLRVLPGRRSAAVAWASLDDRIPAVGWAFLEVATNASYSDSLQAYAAGLAEAAVSEQLMYMHWMNTVVGYCGPFKYESEYCEKLRSYLEANLGWMEEQMGKGEDPEYWHQVRLALLQLKGLEDSYSGRLDFPRGRFTLAPFGFLLLQLGGDLEDLESALNRSSPRRVLGSGSCSALLKLLPGRQDLLVAHDTWTSYQSMLRIIKKYTLPFRTSAGGNSQIPGSIQVFSSYPGTIFSGDDFYILSSGLVSGGLVLGDPSPAPLPSPSLPSPQVALETTIGNSNPARWKYLDPRGSVLEWLRNIVANRLARSGPEWAAVFRRFNSGTYNNQWMVVDYNAFTPGRASPPQGVLTVLEQIPGLVVVADQTELLYQQGYWASYNLPYFEEIFNASGIPELVKKYGDWFTYDKNPRAQIFRRNQTLVRDLDSMVRLMRSNNYLRDPLSRCRGCDPPQNAENAISARSDLNPANGTYPFPALRQRCHGGTDMKVTSSGMAPTFGLVAASGPAWDDVPPFRWSASPCSTLLHMGHPDLWTFPPIKVRWD